A stretch of DNA from Triticum dicoccoides isolate Atlit2015 ecotype Zavitan chromosome 2A, WEW_v2.0, whole genome shotgun sequence:
tagcccctctttagtcaggggtgcttggaactttagccttaaAGAGacaatttttagtcagactaaaataagtctcttggatccaagcaccctctaaattGTGTGTTGTGTTAGTTTTAGCGCGTTATAGTAGACACATTAAATCTAGCTGTTTATTTACTCTTTACATTATTTTAACAAAGTTTAATGCGGATCACCTCGCCTCACGCGCGGCCGGATATGATGCCGCTGCGTCCAGGACGTCCGCTCTCCGAAAGAGAAGACAGCGGAACAAAAAATGCCTCCCTCCTTTTCAGAGCTTGCTGGATCAGGGAAAGGCAGCCCAAATCTAGCATGGGCCACGCGCTTCCACTGACAAGTTCTACACCACAACCAATCAATTTCCTTTCGATCTTGAGGCAGAGTACAGAAGGAGGACGAGCCAAAACTACTACGAGATACAGCTGCCATTTCACAGATCTACAACACCTAGCCAAAATCTGGTAAACCCAGATCTACAACACCTAGCCAAAATCTGGTAAACCCACCCATAAGAAAAAATTCTGGTACCCCGGCAAAAAAAAACTGGCAAAACTGCATTGGCAGTGCACCACTGTCCCGAATTGCACCAGCTACAGTTTCCAACACCGGTCACAAAGGAGACGTGAAACATTCTGCCAGAAGATCTTCAGTGTGTCAATCTGGTTCTAGCTGCTGGTGGCGAGGCATTCCGGCCCAAAAACAGTTACGATATGTTGGGCATGTTTCTTGGTGAGCCGCCTCGAATCCCTCACTCCACCGGAGGATGCGCGGTTCGGGACCCTTCAGGTTAAGGGGGGCAACTGTTTCAGGGGTGTGGTTCTCTGCTCAAACCAGGTCGGACTCCACCGCGTCTTGCCGCCACCAAGGGACCCCAGCCTTGTAATAGTGGTGCTCGCCTTCATGATCCCAGGATATCTCAGATGCTTGCAGACCAATTACGGATTTTGGTTCCTTGCCATGGCAAGCAACCCATGCTTCAACAGCAGCAGCTTTTTCCTCTTCACTGCTGTAATTCAGGCTCGCCCTACCATATGGGTTTATGCTTGGGTCAGCCATTGCTGCGATCGCTCCAGTCATGTACGCAGAATCCCCTACAATCGGAGCGCCTATAGCAGCCAGTTGTGCTCTAATCTGCATATCATTGAATTTACAAATTACACACTTGCGTGGTTGTAAGCAACATTGTGGAGAAAGATTGTACCAATGAATGAAACAATTGCAACACTGACAAATTGTTCAATTTACAAGGAGCACTGTACTCCAATGTAAGAAAAGAAGATAACTGCAGATTTAGCTTAAGAGCAACCACAGAATCACATTGGTACTCTTTATTCTGTATATCCACGCATCAAGGAGGAAACAAAGGGAACTTCCTATACCAGTTTTGAATATGAGAAGTATCAGGGCTACATGCACTGTCAAGATTAACCGAAGCATTCTTGATCCATGAAACTACTATCCCATATGATCCATCTAAATGTTCTGATTACGTTAAATAACACAAGCAGAAAAAGGCAATTATGCACTGTCAAGATTAACCGAGGCATTCTTGATCCATGAAACTACTATCCCATATGATCCATGTAAATGTTCTGAGTACATTAAATAAGAAAAGCAGAAATAGGCAAATAGTGTTTTACAGTTTACATCAGAGTATTATATTCCTAGCCACGAGCGTGTTAGTTTTAATAAACTTAGGCTaccgaaagaaaaagaaaaaggaaggtcTTTAATGGTGTCCTTCCATACAGTAAGAATTTATAACATCGCAGATGAATGGTAAACCTTAAATAAAAAAGCAATTAGTTTGAAGAAGAGAGATACGATACTTGATGAGTTTTCCCTGTCATGAGATTGATTTTACATTCATAGGCAGCTTCCTGTTTGGGCCACCCACAGTTGTCCACTTTGTGGACTTTTGTTATCAAAGGTTTTGGCCATGGAACCTTCTTACAGTCCAGTATCTCCATTTGACAGAGATGCCATCTTTCAATATGATCTGGCAAAGTATGAGAAAAACATTAATAATCTACTAATGTAAGTATAGCAGAATATCTATACATGTCTGGTACAATATCTAACATTAAGACAATATTGCACTAATTAATTATTAGTTTATAACTTCAGAACGACCAGTTAGGCTAGAAGTTTATGCAGCATACTTGTTTCAGTCAGGTCAAACCGTCAAAGACAGCATAATTCTTTAACATCCAAACAGCATTGACACAATTGAATGAGTGACAAGGCAACGCACACAAAAATCTCGCATACATGTACTATGTGAGTTCTATACGTAAACAATTATTTATCTTCAATGAAATCATAATGAACGGTCACAATGTAACGATGGTGTGTTACTGCATATATGCTAAGTAGGATATTTTACCTGAAGTCTAATATGTTTGTGAATTGCAATCCAAATACATGTACACTTCAACTCAAGCCAACAACTTTAACACTCAAACATACTAGAGCAATAAACTGCAGGTCGGGGATTACCTTCTGAAACAAGTCTGGGAGCACGATTAAGGGGGCGCATGTAATGAGTAATTATTCCTGGAGACACAGGTTCTGTTGTGAGTGCGAGATAAACTTTTTTAACCTGTTTTTCCTGTTGCAGAAGAAAAAATCATGTCACCAGAGGTTCACAGAGCAACATGTTATCGTGAGCAATAAAAGAACATACCCTTATCAATCCATGGAAAACTGAGCAGAATTCCTTGGTTTTAGACAATACCACACTGCAGATTCTCAAATTAAGTGAAAAGGACAGGATTAGTTATTTGCATTCCACAACATATGGTTTATGTAAGTATGTTAGCAAAAGACAAACcagccctcagaacagttatcaatCTGATGAGTTGTCATTAAAGGGCTCGCCAATCCTAATGCACGCGAAGTAAAAACCACGCAGGATTCCTCAATATTATCGGTTGCCCCTCCTACCTAGACATTCAAAAATTATCAAGGATATTAGTTTGGGCTTTGGACTCTGGACTCTTAAACTTCTATCCATATTCTAATGCAGTAACTGGATCTTTCCTCAACTCACTAGCTCTGAAACTAAAATTCATGTTTCATGAATAATCCTTTTTTTAACTTATGTTTCATGAACAATCCTAATCTTACACTTTGTGCATTCTCTTACATCAGTGGCATGTAGCTTTTCTCTTAAATTCTGTGAGGCCAGCATTTAGCTACACTTAAATTAATTTTATGAAGCCACCATTTAGTTACATTCAAATTTATTGGAACCAGCATTTAGTGAAGTAAATGGATTGCGTAGTCAATGTAATTTTGAAAAGAcacagatactccctccgtcccataatataagagcgtttttgacactagtgtcaaaaacactcttatattatgggacggggggAGTAATAAGTGCTTAGCTAAATTAGAGAAACCAGATAGCTACTTGCAGAAACATAACCAGTACTTTTAATTCTCATATATGTGTGGCCTTGGAAATATACAGTAGACGCAAACATCTGGGAGAAAGGAAAGAAAGATGAACATACTGATGTTGCAGCTGGCTTATTGAGGACAACAAAGTCATCGGTCGTCGCCACTACCCTGGATTTCCAGTCAATTTCATAACACCTGACAATATTTGGCAAACCACGGATTCGTTAGCACCCAAACCAATTTGGTCACTCAGCATAACTCATAGCAATCACCAATGCAAACCATCCTAGCAGATAAAAACACCTAGAGAATTTTACTACCTGGGGAACCGTTTGGGATGTACATGAACCCTTAGATAAGTGCCCGCCTCAAGGCGCTGGCTGGGGTCGGTCACACGGAACGTCTTCTGCGCCTCCCTGACGGTCTTCCCTTTAATGGACGCCCTCCGGCGAAGGAGCGAAGGCTCTGTCACCTCCCTGAAGATCCTCACATGCTCCGGAGCGGCGTAGGGAGGCGGCTGCGGCGCAACAAGAGCGTAGTACACGGCCCCAAACTTGATGAGATCTGCAACGTACCTTCACGCGCACAATGTTACCAAATCACTCGTGCTTGCTCCGGCCTAGCCTACGCATTTCACCTTGCAATAAGCTTAGCTAGCGTAACAGATACAGATACAGAGCGTATGGGTGCTTACATAGGGGGGAGGTTGAGGGACCTCGAGATGAAATCGCCGGCGACCTCGTCTTCCCGGGCGACGAGGTGCTCGATCCTCGGAGGGTCGTCTTTGGACGGGCAGGGCAGAAGCCTGTCGTACGCTGGGTACCTGCAGACAAAGCGCAGTAGATGCCAACGCCGTCAGTGTGCTGCCTGCGGAGCGGAGCAGAAGCTGTTGGCAAGGGTGGGGTTGAGGGGAGCTTACGAGGTGGCTGTGAGGGCCTCTACGGGGTCAGCGGCCCTGGTTGccctggcggcggcgacggcgtcgaggtGCGTGGTGGGGGAGACGCGGAGGCGGTGGCGTGGGGTGCGGCGGTGGGTGGTGAGGAGCGGGGAGGAGGAGTAGAGGGCGCgggggaggaggggcggcggcggcaagggcCGGTGCCacagctgcgggaggagggaggccAAGGACGCCGCGGGCTTCGTCAttccggcgggtggcggcggccggcggggtTCGGCTTTTCCCCTTTGCTGGCGGTTTTGCCCTTCTAAGATAAGATTgtgattttttgtgtgtgtgtgatatgatattCGGGCGTGAGGAGGGGGTGTTTTTCATCTAAACTTTGCCTAAACTAACAGAAATTTGCAGAAAAGGGATCTAGGATTGCATTCTTCAGGAACAAAAATTGTCGTTCTGGAATACATTGGGGCATATAATTTTTCTCTTATTCACAAAAAAAACTTACAAGTTTTGATCGGAACTTAAAATGAGACCTAATAATATTCTAATCTCGtgtattgtttcttttgaatgttaGTATAAATTGCATCTTTTTTCTTCTTCCCTCACTATCTAATCAAGCATCCCCTAACCACCCAAATCATGTGTTTTTCTTAGGCAACTTTCGAAGGTCATACAAACTTCATAATAGTTGAAGTAATGTGGCTTCGTCGTGTCAAAGAATGTTGTTCCAATCACATCATCATCTACCACGATACAAAACATGTGCTTACCAGCACCTCGGATTCATCGTGGCTTGTTTGACCGGCTGCCGAGAATATCAGTCTAGGGCATGGTGTTGTTTCGAGGGGTTTATTGGTGGCGCCTCCTGGCGACGCAATGCTACTATTTGCTCCCTTTTGGGCTAGTCATGTGGTGCCTTCATTTTGGGCTCTCTGCCCCGCCTTCCATCCTCGACATTTACACTTGAAATCATTCTGTTTATGAAGCTGTCAAGCGAATTTACACTTGAAATCCAGTTAGATTCATCTAGAAATATCAATACGGTCAAATTTCTCCAACTATGTCGTAGTATTTCTCTGGTTGTGGATCTAGGTCTAGGTAGCAGGGAAACATTGCCAGGGAGTCTCTGGTTGTGATGCGATGACACTGGTTAGCTCGACTCGACGACAGTCATGTCACTCTTAGTATTCCTTCCACGCCGTCACAATTTCACCTAGTGGTAAACAGCCATGGACCTTTAACTTGACAGCTCCACGTTGCCCATCTATGGCCGGCTTGCCGCGCCGTCGAGGCGTCGATCGGTCCGTCACCTCGTCACGTACGCCACGAGGTCGTCCAGGTCCCGGCGCGAGGACCCGCCGTCGGCCACGGCGGCGCGAACGGCCTGCCCGAGCGCCCTCGCCCGCTCCCGGACCGTCGCCCCTTCCTCCGATCGCATCGCCCTCTCGATGGCCTCGCGGATGGCGGCCGCCGGCGTGACGCCCCCCCGCTCCTCCCATGGCCGCACGAGGACGCCGGCCCCGAGGTACTTGCACACCAGCTCCGCGTCCCATGGCTGGTCGCTGTGCATCGGCCACGCCAGGATGGCCTTCCCGTGGCTCAGCCCCTCCACCGTCGAGTTCCACCCGCAGTGGCTCATGAAGGCCGCCGTCGCGCCGTGCGCCAGGATCTCCAGCTGCGGTGCCCACCCGGTGACCATCACGCCCGTCCCCTGAGCCGCTGCTTCGCCGAGCAGGGCCGCAGCCGCGTCCGCGAGCCCGCGCGCGCCGCCCGACTCGCGCATGTCCGCGCGGTCGGCGTCGCGCAGCACCCAGACGAACCGCTGGTTGGTGTCGCGCAGCGCTGCGGCCAGCTCCCTCACCTGCTCTGCCCGGAGTGACGACGTCGTGCCGAACGAAATGTACAGCACCGACGACGGCGGCTGCCTGTCGAGCCATTCCAGGCACTCGTGTCGCTCCGCCGGAGCCTGCGCGGCCGCGGCCGCGTCGGTGCCGGGCAGCACCGGGTTCAGAGGCCCGATGGCGAACAGCGTGTGGCCGTCGGAGGAGGAGGCGCTCTGGGCGGCGAGCACGTCGAGGAACTCGCCCTCGAGCGCGCGGCAGGTGTTC
This window harbors:
- the LOC119353462 gene encoding RNA pseudouridine synthase 6, chloroplastic-like — encoded protein: MTKPAASLASLLPQLWHRPLPPPPLLPRALYSSSPLLTTHRRTPRHRLRVSPTTHLDAVAAARATRAADPVEALTATSYPAYDRLLPCPSKDDPPRIEHLVAREDEVAGDFISRSLNLPPMYVADLIKFGAVYYALVAPQPPPYAAPEHVRIFREVTEPSLLRRRASIKGKTVREAQKTFRVTDPSQRLEAGTYLRVHVHPKRFPRCYEIDWKSRVVATTDDFVVLNKPAATSVGGATDNIEESCVVFTSRALGLASPLMTTHQIDNCSEGCVVLSKTKEFCSVFHGLIREKQVKKVYLALTTEPVSPGIITHYMRPLNRAPRLVSEDHIERWHLCQMEILDCKKVPWPKPLITKVHKVDNCGWPKQEAAYECKINLMTGKTHQIRAQLAAIGAPIVGDSAYMTGAIAAMADPSINPYGRASLNYSSEEEKAAAVEAWVACHGKEPKSVIGLQASEISWDHEGEHHYYKAGVPWWRQDAVESDLV
- the LOC119353464 gene encoding cis-zeatin O-glucosyltransferase 1-like, yielding MESLPVAVVTVPFPAQGHLNQLLHVSLLLAGRGIPVHFAAPEPHLREARARVHGWDAGSLLALRFRALDVPAHASPDPDPSSPFPTHMQPLFEAFCDGGAARASLASLLRELSASHRRVVVLHDRMAAFAAVEAARLPNGEALGVHCLAASYNVGWMDPGHRLLREHGMVFHPADACATKEFVALAKRMGLERRRAPGAGMVVNTCRALEGEFLDVLAAQSASSSDGHTLFAIGPLNPVLPGTDAAAAAQAPAERHECLEWLDRQPPSSVLYISFGTTSSLRAEQVRELAAALRDTNQRFVWVLRDADRADMRESGGARGLADAAAALLGEAAAQGTGVMVTGWAPQLEILAHGATAAFMSHCGWNSTVEGLSHGKAILAWPMHSDQPWDAELVCKYLGAGVLVRPWEERGGVTPAAAIREAIERAMRSEEGATVRERARALGQAVRAAVADGGSSRRDLDDLVAYVTR